A region from the Microbacterium lacus genome encodes:
- a CDS encoding glycosyltransferase has translation MHVVMFGDQHVESLGGAQVSMRLQRRFLERAGHTVTIVAPKMHGPRAGFSPDPAYVDTPSIAITPDREYSLSWPGSRTDGFVDAALRGLPPVDVLHVQADFWGAFTGHRFAARHGLPVVHTMHNRVDVGIHATAPFPRLVLRALNRWQRRALRDVPGRVQDGGDGWAYLRRFAARSHAVTAPSAHFARRLDEHGALSLVGERVIDVWNGIDDDVLDAALGDAAERLPGRPRFVWLGRMSPEKRLLPFLEALAQARIDADVEIIGGGGQEKAARRLVQRHDLAGTVSFAGRLPYAQTLRRIAAADAVVQTSIGFETQGMTVFEAAALGTPAVISDPDIADELGAGFWSVADGSVSALADTLRVAAAAISADAAPAPDPSIRERFRQSSRTAAMVEIYERVIAG, from the coding sequence ATGCACGTCGTGATGTTCGGCGACCAGCACGTCGAATCGCTCGGCGGGGCGCAGGTCTCCATGCGCCTGCAGCGGCGGTTCCTCGAGCGCGCCGGGCACACCGTGACGATCGTGGCGCCGAAGATGCACGGGCCCCGGGCCGGATTCTCCCCGGACCCGGCCTACGTGGACACCCCCTCGATCGCGATCACCCCCGACCGTGAGTATTCGCTGTCGTGGCCGGGCTCCCGCACCGACGGATTCGTGGATGCCGCGCTGCGCGGCCTGCCACCCGTGGATGTCCTGCATGTGCAGGCGGACTTCTGGGGCGCGTTCACCGGGCACCGGTTCGCGGCCCGGCACGGGCTGCCGGTCGTCCACACGATGCACAACCGCGTGGATGTCGGCATCCACGCCACCGCCCCCTTCCCCCGTCTCGTGCTCCGCGCTCTGAACCGCTGGCAGCGACGCGCGCTGCGTGACGTCCCGGGCCGCGTCCAGGACGGCGGCGACGGCTGGGCGTATCTCCGGCGCTTCGCCGCGCGCTCGCACGCGGTCACGGCGCCCTCCGCGCACTTCGCGCGCCGGCTCGACGAGCACGGCGCGCTCTCCCTCGTCGGGGAGCGCGTGATCGACGTGTGGAACGGCATCGACGACGATGTGCTGGATGCCGCGCTCGGCGACGCGGCCGAGCGGCTGCCCGGACGCCCGCGCTTCGTGTGGCTGGGACGGATGAGCCCGGAGAAGAGGCTGCTGCCCTTCCTCGAGGCCCTCGCGCAAGCCCGCATCGACGCCGACGTCGAGATCATCGGCGGAGGAGGTCAGGAGAAGGCGGCGCGCCGCCTCGTGCAGCGCCACGATCTGGCCGGCACGGTCTCGTTCGCGGGGCGCTTGCCGTACGCACAGACGCTGCGCCGGATCGCCGCCGCCGACGCGGTCGTGCAGACCTCGATCGGCTTCGAGACGCAGGGCATGACCGTGTTCGAAGCCGCCGCGCTCGGCACGCCCGCCGTGATCAGCGACCCCGACATCGCCGACGAGCTCGGGGCAGGGTTCTGGTCGGTCGCCGACGGCTCGGTCTCCGCGCTCGCCGACACCCTGCGCGTCGCGGCAGCCGCCATCTCCGCCGATGCGGCCCCCGCGCCTGACCCGTCGATCCGCGAGCGCTTCCGGCAGTCCTCGCGGACGGCGGCCATGGTCGAGATCTACGAGCGGGTGATCGCGGGCTGA
- a CDS encoding formylglycine-generating enzyme family protein has translation MVRIPGGAFLMGSEDFYPDERPVHERDVAAFDLDRHPVTNEEFAAFVTDTGYVTIAERGLDAAEFPNLSPAELAPGSMVFTPTPGPVDLSDWRAWWRWQPGASWRHPQGPGSGIDERLRHPVVHVAFADAEAYAAWAGKRLPTEVEHEFAAQGGASGTRYAWGDDPFPGGIPQAHTWIGHFPYDARGDFGGGTAPVGTYPPNAYGAVDLIGNVWEWTSDYYTPRHLRLSDRPVDAGRRTNLLATASAEPGFRTPRRVLKGGSQLCAMEYCVRFRPAARSPQAEDTGMSHIGFRCARDV, from the coding sequence ATGGTGCGCATTCCCGGGGGCGCCTTCCTGATGGGGTCGGAGGACTTCTACCCCGACGAGCGGCCCGTGCACGAGCGCGACGTCGCCGCATTCGACCTCGACCGGCATCCCGTCACGAACGAGGAGTTCGCCGCCTTCGTCACCGACACGGGGTACGTGACGATCGCCGAGCGCGGACTCGATGCGGCGGAGTTCCCGAACCTGTCTCCCGCCGAGCTCGCGCCCGGATCCATGGTCTTCACGCCCACCCCCGGACCGGTCGACCTGTCCGACTGGCGCGCCTGGTGGCGCTGGCAGCCGGGCGCCTCATGGCGCCACCCCCAGGGACCCGGCTCGGGCATCGATGAGCGGCTGCGGCATCCGGTGGTCCATGTGGCGTTCGCGGATGCCGAGGCCTACGCCGCCTGGGCGGGCAAGCGGCTGCCGACCGAGGTCGAGCACGAGTTCGCCGCGCAGGGCGGTGCGTCGGGGACGCGGTACGCGTGGGGCGATGACCCCTTCCCGGGCGGAATCCCGCAGGCGCACACGTGGATCGGGCACTTCCCGTACGACGCGCGAGGGGACTTCGGCGGAGGGACCGCGCCGGTCGGGACGTATCCGCCGAACGCGTACGGCGCGGTCGACCTCATCGGCAACGTGTGGGAGTGGACGAGCGACTACTACACCCCGCGGCACCTGCGCCTGTCCGACCGCCCCGTGGATGCCGGCAGGCGGACGAACCTGCTCGCGACGGCGAGCGCCGAGCCCGGGTTCCGCACGCCGCGGCGCGTGCTCAAGGGCGGATCGCAGCTGTGCGCGATGGAGTACTGCGTGCGATTCCGGCCCGCGGCCCGCTCCCCGCAAGCGGAGGACACCGGGATGTCGCACATCGGCTTCCGCTGCGCGCGGGACGTCTGA
- a CDS encoding LuxR C-terminal-related transcriptional regulator — MLRSMVERPLNEVLVGRDGFVALIATAGAGKTTLLRQWEAADSRPFIRLAAADASDAVAIVTGATGPVVVVLDDVHRHPDGGAFVVRSLAELTLQPGIAVVVSGRAVDRRALTAMRLRPDLVDLSDADLALDERAAREVLGGHVGEEELRRVLRRTRGWAAGLQLARVALGRRSGDEDPEFTGADRVVRDYLQSEVLDDLGDELTGFLLHCAPFDELSGPLCDAVRGSSDSQELLERLEREHLFVSALDREGRRFGWLPLAREALAAELDRRDPTEAKRLRTVGADWLAAHGDARTALALRLANGDREQALHLLSEVVLPMFYAGQLEEIVGIIHAIGPDIAITHGYLATMFAYAGMMTGDEVCARRWTKAAGDFYQVHSFGDGDEQVAFLALRAHLCADGVQRMRRDAEAARVRVKESSPWRAPVLMMSGIAAGLCGDARAAHRLLEEAAHVSAELRATPALMLALSERLELHSGRVSADAIAHAVDAAEGGPFTHYPHAALGYALRAEAAAIAGDKDAAHRDLLRAHGYRAALGRELPWLAVQVRLRIARATASLGDPAGARLVLAEAEEILAGLAETGILKKQAADLAAALRPLGGADAVGASLLTSAELRLLPLLPSHLSFEEIGDRLHLSRNTIKTQARSVYRKLGVSSRSEAVQHATQLGLVSA; from the coding sequence ATGCTCCGCTCCATGGTCGAGCGACCGCTGAACGAGGTTCTCGTGGGCCGCGACGGCTTCGTCGCCCTGATCGCCACCGCCGGTGCGGGCAAGACCACTCTGCTGCGTCAGTGGGAGGCCGCCGACTCCCGCCCGTTCATCCGGCTGGCCGCGGCGGACGCTTCTGACGCGGTCGCGATCGTCACGGGGGCGACCGGGCCCGTCGTCGTCGTGCTGGACGACGTGCACCGGCATCCCGACGGCGGCGCGTTCGTGGTCCGCTCCCTCGCCGAGCTCACGCTGCAGCCCGGGATCGCCGTCGTCGTCTCGGGTCGGGCCGTTGACCGGCGCGCGCTGACGGCGATGCGGCTCCGGCCCGACCTGGTCGACCTCTCCGACGCCGACCTCGCCCTCGACGAACGCGCCGCGCGCGAGGTACTGGGCGGGCACGTGGGCGAAGAGGAGCTTCGTCGTGTCCTGCGCCGCACGCGCGGCTGGGCGGCGGGACTCCAGCTGGCGCGCGTGGCGCTCGGCCGTCGCAGCGGCGACGAGGACCCCGAGTTCACCGGGGCGGATCGCGTGGTCCGCGATTACCTGCAGTCCGAGGTCCTGGACGACCTGGGCGACGAGCTCACGGGCTTCCTGCTGCACTGCGCACCGTTCGACGAGCTCAGCGGTCCGCTGTGCGACGCCGTGCGCGGGTCGAGCGATTCGCAGGAGCTCCTGGAGCGACTCGAGCGCGAGCACCTCTTCGTGAGCGCCCTGGACCGCGAGGGACGCAGGTTCGGCTGGCTCCCCCTCGCGCGCGAAGCGCTCGCGGCCGAGCTGGACCGCCGTGACCCCACCGAGGCGAAGCGCCTGCGCACGGTCGGCGCCGACTGGCTCGCCGCCCACGGCGACGCCCGGACCGCCCTCGCGCTGCGCCTGGCGAACGGCGACCGGGAGCAGGCACTGCACTTGCTCTCGGAGGTCGTCCTCCCGATGTTCTACGCCGGACAGCTCGAGGAGATCGTCGGGATCATCCACGCCATCGGCCCCGACATCGCCATCACGCACGGCTACTTGGCCACGATGTTCGCGTACGCCGGCATGATGACCGGCGACGAGGTGTGCGCACGGCGGTGGACCAAGGCGGCGGGCGACTTCTACCAGGTCCACTCGTTCGGCGACGGCGACGAGCAGGTCGCCTTCCTCGCGCTGCGCGCCCACCTGTGCGCAGACGGCGTGCAGCGGATGCGGCGCGATGCGGAGGCCGCGCGGGTCAGGGTGAAGGAATCCAGCCCCTGGCGCGCGCCCGTCCTCATGATGAGCGGCATCGCGGCGGGGCTGTGCGGCGATGCCCGGGCCGCCCACCGGCTCCTCGAGGAGGCCGCGCACGTGAGCGCCGAGCTGCGCGCGACGCCGGCCCTGATGCTCGCGCTGTCGGAGCGCCTCGAACTGCATTCCGGACGCGTGAGCGCCGACGCCATCGCGCACGCCGTCGATGCGGCGGAGGGCGGCCCGTTCACCCACTATCCGCACGCCGCTCTCGGGTACGCGCTGCGCGCGGAGGCGGCGGCGATCGCCGGGGACAAGGATGCCGCGCACCGCGATCTGCTGCGCGCCCACGGCTATCGCGCCGCGCTCGGCCGCGAGCTGCCGTGGCTCGCGGTCCAGGTGCGGCTGCGGATCGCGCGGGCGACCGCGTCGCTCGGGGATCCGGCGGGAGCCCGCCTCGTGCTCGCCGAAGCGGAGGAGATCCTCGCCGGGCTCGCCGAGACCGGCATCCTGAAGAAGCAGGCCGCCGACCTCGCGGCCGCTCTGCGCCCCCTCGGGGGCGCCGACGCTGTCGGCGCGAGCCTGCTCACGAGCGCCGAGCTGCGCCTCCTGCCCCTGCTGCCCAGCCACTTGTCGTTCGAGGAGATCGGCGACCGCCTGCACCTGTCGCGCAACACGATCAAGACGCAGGCGCGGTCGGTCTACCGCAAGCTCGGGGTGTCCTCGCGGTCCGAGGCGGTCCAGCACGCGACCCAGCTCGGCCTCGTCAGCGCGTGA
- a CDS encoding GlxA family transcriptional regulator, protein MKTVAVIVQDGFAPFEFGVACEAFGLDRSDDGIPNFDFKVVTPTPGVVTSKLGFSLNVDDDLSFAYTADLVVVSPTPREWWDNTDPRVLDVVRDAAARGAWLLSVCSGSFILAQSGVLDGRKATTHWMYADTMARMYPAIEVDPDVLYVQDGRIITSAGTAAGLDACLHLLRQELGAEMTNTIARRMVVPPQRDGGQAQYIQRPLPEVSSLSLAPVTDWMLENLRADLTVDQLAAKAHMSARTFARRFKADYGTTPASWLGRQRIIHAQRLLEQTDYGLDRIAEECGFGSASVLRQNFTRVLGTTPTAYRNTFCCEIGTGGSALERRAEELAGSAA, encoded by the coding sequence ATGAAGACCGTCGCCGTCATCGTCCAAGACGGTTTCGCGCCGTTCGAATTCGGGGTCGCGTGCGAGGCGTTCGGCCTCGATCGCTCGGATGACGGCATCCCGAACTTCGACTTCAAGGTCGTGACGCCGACGCCCGGCGTCGTCACCTCGAAGCTCGGCTTCTCACTCAACGTCGACGACGACCTGTCCTTCGCGTACACGGCAGACCTCGTGGTCGTCTCGCCGACTCCGCGCGAGTGGTGGGACAACACCGACCCCCGCGTGCTCGACGTCGTCCGCGACGCCGCCGCGCGCGGTGCGTGGCTGCTGAGCGTGTGCAGCGGATCGTTCATCCTCGCGCAGTCCGGCGTCCTGGACGGCCGCAAGGCGACCACCCACTGGATGTACGCCGACACGATGGCCCGCATGTATCCGGCGATCGAGGTCGACCCCGACGTGCTGTACGTCCAGGACGGTCGCATCATCACGAGCGCCGGCACCGCGGCGGGACTGGACGCCTGCCTGCACCTGCTGCGGCAGGAGCTCGGCGCGGAGATGACGAACACGATCGCCCGTCGAATGGTCGTGCCGCCGCAGCGCGACGGCGGGCAGGCGCAGTACATCCAGCGCCCCCTGCCGGAGGTCTCGAGCCTGTCGCTCGCGCCCGTCACCGATTGGATGCTGGAGAACCTGCGTGCGGACCTCACGGTCGACCAGCTCGCCGCGAAGGCGCACATGTCGGCGCGCACGTTCGCCCGCCGCTTCAAGGCCGACTACGGGACCACCCCCGCGTCCTGGCTCGGACGCCAGCGGATCATCCACGCGCAGCGACTCCTGGAACAGACGGACTACGGGCTGGACCGCATCGCCGAGGAATGCGGTTTCGGGTCGGCATCCGTTCTGCGTCAGAACTTCACCCGCGTGCTCGGCACGACCCCGACCGCATACCGCAACACGTTCTGCTGCGAGATCGGAACGGGCGGGTCTGCGCTCGAGCGGCGCGCGGAGGAGCTCGCCGGGTCGGCCGCGTGA
- a CDS encoding glycosyltransferase — translation MTPSETPDDPRPAGPDERRPLTILIGADTFSPHVNGAARFAERLAAGLVARGHNVHVMAPAARRHDHGTRVEVIEGQPMTMHRIPSHRYLPHDWLTFVFPWMAKHYSRKVLDEVQPDVVHIQSHIVIGRGLSREASKRGIPIVATNHVMAENILDFTTLPDALNRVVVKLAWADAKRTFDLTRAVTTPTRRAADFLESTIEIADVIPISCGIDRSNYRPDLTPRAQNRILFVGRLTTEKHIDVLLKAVARLDPALDVHVDLVGGGDQRKNLEQLRHSLGLDERVTFHGHAPEEELRTLYSQASLFAIASIAELQSIATMEAMASGLPIVAANAVALPHLVHDGENGYLFEPGNDEELAARLTDVLTAAPAERLRMQQASLDGVAIHDINRTLDTFEALYRAEPLPA, via the coding sequence GTGACCCCGTCCGAGACGCCCGACGATCCCCGCCCCGCCGGCCCCGACGAACGCCGACCCCTCACGATCCTGATCGGTGCCGACACGTTCTCCCCGCATGTGAACGGCGCGGCCCGCTTCGCCGAGCGCCTCGCCGCCGGGCTCGTCGCCCGCGGGCACAACGTGCACGTGATGGCCCCCGCCGCGCGGCGCCACGACCACGGCACGCGGGTCGAGGTCATCGAGGGGCAGCCCATGACGATGCACCGCATCCCGTCGCACCGCTATCTGCCCCACGACTGGCTGACCTTCGTCTTCCCGTGGATGGCCAAGCACTATTCGCGCAAGGTCCTCGACGAGGTGCAGCCGGACGTCGTGCACATCCAGTCGCACATCGTGATCGGACGCGGCCTGTCCCGCGAAGCGTCCAAGCGCGGCATCCCGATCGTCGCGACGAACCACGTGATGGCCGAGAACATCCTCGACTTCACGACGCTCCCCGACGCGCTGAACCGCGTCGTGGTGAAGCTCGCGTGGGCCGACGCGAAGCGGACGTTCGATCTGACCCGCGCCGTGACGACGCCCACGCGCCGCGCCGCGGACTTCCTGGAGTCCACGATCGAGATCGCGGACGTCATCCCGATCAGCTGCGGTATCGACAGGTCCAACTATCGGCCCGATCTCACGCCCCGCGCGCAGAACCGCATCCTGTTCGTCGGACGCCTGACGACGGAGAAGCACATCGACGTCCTGCTGAAGGCCGTCGCCCGGCTCGATCCGGCGCTCGACGTCCACGTCGACCTCGTCGGCGGTGGGGATCAGCGCAAGAACCTCGAGCAGCTCCGACACTCGCTCGGGCTCGATGAGCGCGTCACCTTCCACGGGCACGCGCCCGAAGAGGAGCTGCGCACGCTGTACAGCCAGGCGAGCCTGTTCGCGATCGCCTCGATCGCCGAGCTGCAGTCGATCGCGACGATGGAGGCCATGGCATCCGGGCTTCCGATCGTCGCAGCGAACGCGGTCGCGCTGCCGCACCTGGTCCACGACGGTGAGAACGGTTACCTGTTCGAGCCCGGCAACGACGAAGAGCTCGCCGCGCGCCTGACCGACGTGCTCACGGCGGCCCCGGCGGAGCGGCTCCGTATGCAGCAGGCGTCGCTGGACGGCGTTGCGATCCACGACATCAACCGCACGCTCGACACGTTCGAGGCGCTCTACCGCGCCGAACCGCTCCCGGCGTAG